One Labeo rohita strain BAU-BD-2019 chromosome 12, IGBB_LRoh.1.0, whole genome shotgun sequence genomic region harbors:
- the LOC127174556 gene encoding uncharacterized protein LOC127174556 encodes MNDDLMLSDDRRRTPTFWFYPCLRHHETVSGFTTSAGVHISPVTHQGTNNNGPNNIYINNTYNNNSCTDNNTNNCTYNNTCTNNNNKCTNNNNSCTGNNTNNNICINNTTYNTINCTNNNSKCNNNNNCPNNNTYNNNSCTGNSTNNNICINNKTYNTISCTNNNNKCNNNNNCPDNNTYNNNSCTYNNKCTNNNTFNNNSCTGNNTNNNICTNNTTYNTINCNNNNNKCNNNCPNNSTYNIDSCTATTTNATTTSPTTPPTTTPTTTLAGITATTTTTKSLTDPCYKYTVLDDPWRSPDYPYSPQSLMCDYYVNWVGWYRLFINGQSAQMSETCVNELSCSTHAPMWLNGTHPKVEDGVVSRNVCGHWENKCCRFQSNPIKVKACPGGYYVYEFVKPNYCSGTYCAAPKIFYPFGSAVGDTRNPAAEDGSSSVIQLLSPFLFFGRTYQQIYVNNNGYLTFNQPSSAYTPYFFRTNGSQDIIAGLWTDLDNRVRGVVSYHQYTSGSVLSNTTKHINTYFPNLNFNASWVFVATWDKVAYFSLTNTDTSFQLVLISGSNYSFILMNYGDIAVTGHPVQAGYDTVNSTHYFVIPGSDSGSFISNLRNSSNVNVPGRWAFRVDSGPRNSILKNNVIGTQVRLSSFSDLTQSGNIEMVLEHMKQELVKYGLPNSVELKLRKLQKIKP; translated from the exons atgaatgaTGATTTAATGCTGTCCGATGACAGAAGAAGGACTCCTACATTCTGGTTTTATCCCTGCCTCCGTCATCATGAGACTGTCTCTGGTTTCACAACATCTGCTGGTGTTCATATCAGTCCTGTCACTCA CCAGGGCACAAACAACAATGGACCAaacaacatttacattaataacaCCTACAACAATAACAGCTGCACCGACAACAACACCAACAACTGCACCTACAACAACACCtgcaccaacaacaacaacaaatgcaccaacaacaacaacagctgcACCGGCAACAACACCAACAACAACATCTGCATCAACAACACTACCTACAACACCATCAACTGcaccaacaacaacagcaaatgcaacaacaacaacaactgccCCAACAACAACACCTACAACAATAACAGCTGCACCGGCAACAGCACCAACAACAACATCTGCATCAACAACAAGACCTACAACACCATCAGCtgcaccaacaacaacaacaaatgcaacaacaacaacaactgccCCGACAACAACACCTACAACAATAACAGCTGCACCTACAACAACAAATGCACCAACAACAACACCTTCAACAATAACAGCTGCACTGGCAACAACACCAACAACAACATCTGCACCAACAACACCACCTACAACACCATcaactgcaacaacaacaacaacaaatgcaaCAACAACTGCCCCAACAACAGCACCTACAACATTGACAGCTGCACCG caacaacaacaaatgcaaCAACAACTTCACCGACAACACCACCTACAACAACACCTACAACAACACTGGCAG GCattacagcaacaacaacaacaacaaagtcaTTGACGG acccttgctacaaatacactgtGCTGGATGATCCTTGGAGATCCCCAGACTATCCATATTCCCCCCAATCCTTAATGTGTGATTATTATGTCAACTGGGTCGGCTGGTATCGTCTCTTCATTAATGGTCAGAGCGCTCAGATGTCAGAAACATGTGTTAATGAGCTTAGTTGTAGCACTCATGCCCCAATGTGGCTGAACGGAACGCATCCAAAAGTTGAGGATGGAGTGGTCAGTCGAAATGTCTGCGGTCACTGGGAGAATAAATGCTGCCGTTTCCAATCCAATCCCATTAAAGTGAAAGCCTGTCCAGGAGGTTATTATGTGTATGAGTTTGTGAAACCAAATTACTGCTCTGGGACCTACTGTGCAG CACCGAAGATATTCTACCCATTCGGTTCAGCAGTAGGAGACACAAGAAATCCTGCTGCTGAAGATGGAAGCTCTTCTGTTATTCAGCTGTTGAGTCCATTTCTGTTCTTTGGTCGCACATACCAGCAGATTTAT GTGAATAATAATGGATACCTCACATTCAACCAGCCTTCATCAGCATATACTCCCTACTTCTTTCGCACTAATGGAAGCCAAGATATAATTGCAGGTCTCTGGACAGATCTTGACAACCGTGTGAGAGGTGTTGTTTCTTATCATCAGTACACCAGTGGAAGTGTTCTCTCAAACACCACTAAGCATATAAACACATATTTCCCAAATCTGAACTTCAACGCTTCTTGGGTCTTTGTTGCAACGTGGGATAAAGtcgcttatttcagtttaaCCAACACA GACACATCGTTTCAACTGGTTTTAATTTCAGGCAGCAATTATTCCTTTATTCTGATGAATTATGGTGACATTGCTGTAACTGGACATCCAGTGCAG gCTGGTTATGACACGGTAAACTCCACACACTACTTTGTGATTCCTGGATCAGACAGCGGCAGCTTCATCTCAAACCTCCGGAACTCCAGTAATGTCAATGTTCCCGGTCGATGGGCCTTCAGGGTGGACAGTGGACCAAGAAACAGCATCTTGAAAA ACAATGTCATTGGAACTCAAGTGAGACTTTCTTCATTTTCAGACCTAACACAGAGTGGAAACATTGAAATGGTTTTAGAGCAT ATGAAACAGGAGCTGGTCAAGTACGGTCTGCCAAACAGCGTCGAGCTGAAGTTAAGAAAACTACAAAAGATAAAGCCGTAA